The DNA window CGCTATTCTTGAAGTCATTTACAGCCGCCTTGATCTGAGTTCCTAGGTCGGTGCAATGGAAGGAAGCCTCATGGACAACCTCACCGCACTCAGCACAATACCAGCGCATTCGATCGAGTGAGTCTTTGGGACGGCGCTGCTCTAGGACTACTCCAACGGTATTTGCGAAGCGGACGGGGTTATGAGGCGTGTTACCGGGCAGGAGAAACATATCGCCTTCGcggatgatgatgtcgcGAAATTTACCCTCGTCGACGACCTTGAGCATCATAGCGCCCTTGTATTGGTAAAACCATTCTGGGGTTTGGTTTATATGGTAGTCGGTGCGAGCATTGGGACCACCGACGATCTGGAGATGTTCAGTGACTGAGCCGTACAGAGCACAAGAGAGGTTTAGTAGGCAAACTTACCATGACAGTAAAATCATCATTGTAGACGCAGTAATTGTTGATGGGTGGTTGTAGAAGATGAGAGTTTTCTTCGAGCCTATTATGCTTATCATGAGTTGGTCAGATTGTTTCGTTTCAGTAAAATCATGTCTGGGCTGAGTCGGTAGACATTAGACTGACCACTTGGGAAGATTCACAGGAGGTCCGAGCATTTTGAAGTTGGTCTTGATTTGTTTGTGTGTGTAGGTAAATGTTGAAGTAATATTGATTAATATGAGTGAGAGAGGGGTGTTTGTCAATTGCGGATAATTTGTAAGTGGCAGTTGCGGATGTCGCGGGAGAGGCTGTGGCGTTGTCTACAAAAACCATATCACTACAATGTATTAGCAAGAtaggtaatattaaaacttttGTCTGCAATCGCAATCTAGGTACTACCTACCTGGTACTCTCTGATATATGATAGTCTCGTATGTTTTGTACCTGGATACAGTGCAATATCAGTAGTaacaggtaggtacctaacCACCTTAGTAGTGCTTGTATGTAGCTCCCCGCAGTAGGTAGAAGACAGGGTTAGAGACATGGAACCCCCTCCCCTCTGGAATAAGAAGCTAAAACACCAGGTACTTGCATCATCACGTATATTGAGTGCATCCCCTTGTACCTAGTGTCGCGTCATTCCTTCAACCCACCCATTTGTGACACCTACTGTTCTGTATCTACTCCCTTACTATCGACTGACCTCTAACCACCGCCATAAGAGATCCGCCTGACCTTGCGCAAGTTTGAGCTCATTTCCAAATTTGACCGACTTTATATACCAACCGACATCTTCTCTGCATTCTACCCGACATCAATTACTAGCACATTCACGATGGATCACTCACACATGGATCACAGCGGTATGGACCATGGAGATATGGACCATGGTCATGGAGGAGGTATGAAGGACATGTGCAGTATGAACGTATGCAAACCCAGCCTCTCTCTGAATAAGGAAGGATGGGAAAATATGCTAACAGCACCAATTTAGATGCTCTTCACCTGGGATACCAACAACCTTTGCATTGTCTTCCGTCAATGGCACGTCCGTTCAACAACGTCgctcctcttctctctcatcgccgtcatcatcctcgccaTCGGCTACGAAGCCCTCCGATCTGTCTCCCGTCGTTACGAACAAGCTCTCGATAACCGTGTCCGCTCCGCCCCCAGTAAGCTCTCTATCTCCTTCTCCCGTCTCTGCACGACCATTGCACATATTTCCTATCCGGGGAACCCCAAGGACAAAAGAAAACAGAATGCTGCGCTATATCATCTTGCCCTGTCTGTCTCAAGTCTTTGGGGAAAATATAAAATTGCACCCTTGCTAAGTCTTACCGTGAGGTCTATCTGATGCTCCTGTTACTGAATCGACTCCCATCCTGTCAGGACAATCCCAGGGACAAGCCGACCAGCGCGCCCACCTCGTCAAGGCTGTCTTGTACGCTCTGCAGAACTTTTACGCCTTTATGCTCATGTAAGTATCTTTGATCCCCCCTACCATTAGTGGCCGAATGGGTGGGTTTAACAAAAACAGGCTTGTTTTCATGACATACAATGGTTGGGTCATGATTTCTGTTTCCTTTGGCGCATTTCTCGGATATTTGTTCTTTGGACAAAGAACTTCAGCCACAAAAGAAAACGCATGCCACTAAAGACAAACTTTGTAAAGGCAACAATTATGACAGGGCCATGCGGTATGAGGCGTTGCCGTTGGAACAACTCAGTGTGATTGAAGTAGATAATTACATACCCAGCATAGTAACTTTGGGGGCAGCCCCTTGGCTCATGCTATGCTCAGATTAACACCCAGGATAAACAAATGAGTAAAGAACAAGCCAAATTTCCCTTCGTCTACCTAACCTAGGtccctaggtacctaggtaatgcTCGGGTTAGAGCACAGTACCGTACCTGACCATCTTCAGCTAAACTAGCACGAGGTTAAACATATTGTAATGTCTAAAAAATATCTTCTTAATACTGTAAACCCATATCCATGTCTCATTCTCATCATTCTTTAATCTCCCATCTATCTATGCAAACGCCTCTACATCTTTGCTGCCTCCCCAGGTTCGGTCTTCTTTTCGTGTGGCTTCTCCTGAACCTTGTCCCCCAGCTCTCCCAAGCTGTCCGCATGCGCAATAATATCCTCATCACCGAAACTATCGTTGTGCTCAAACCCAGGCTCCTGTGCATATGCAATTCTCGCCGCGTCTACTAGGATACGTGCTGTCATCCCCCACACCTTGAATCTGCCGTCTggctcctcttctttctccagCTTTTCTACCAGTTGGCTTTGCTCGCTGTCCTTTCGTGGTTTGGATATGCTCTGGTTATTGACGGGTACGTAAAAGTTGTGCACTCGCCATTTGTGGTCTTTCCATGAATGCCAGAAGCCATCGTACCACTGTCGCGACTCGCCAGGAGCAGGAGGGAGGTCGTTCGCCTGGAGAAAATTGTAGAAAGGTGCGCTGaagacagcagcaacttcGCGTGCGTCTAAGCGGGGAATCATGGACTCCTCCACATTAGGAGCGGGCTCTCCTGCTGTTCGCTGATCCGCATGTAGAAATGCAACGCAAGGTCTCACCACGAGATGCGTTCGGGCCAGAGAAGGCGGCAGATAGCAGAGATGCTCTAGGCGGAATGGTTTAGGGAGTTTGGAATCGTCCATCGGAAGCCCGATCTCTTCCCAAGCTTCTCTGCGGGCGATCTGGACTGTGCGTTTGGATCAGAGGATATTGGAAACAATTGACAGGAATGTCTTACATGGTGTCTCTTGAGCATTATCCGCTTTGCCCCCAGGGAAGGCGGCATGCCCCGAGAAATTCCTCAAGCTCGCGGCACGCATGGTGATGACAACACGTAAATCACCACGGCGGTCAGCATACAGAAGTATCAAGACAGCA is part of the Fusarium poae strain DAOMC 252244 chromosome 4, whole genome shotgun sequence genome and encodes:
- the BNA1 gene encoding 3-hydroxyanthranilic acid dioxygenase encodes the protein MLGPPVNLPKWLEENSHLLQPPINNYCVYNDDFTVMIVGGPNARTDYHINQTPEWFYQYKGAMMLKVVDEGKFRDIIIREGDMFLLPGNTPHNPVRFANTVGVVLEQRRPKDSLDRMRWYCAECGEVVHEASFHCTDLGTQIKAAVNDFKNSDDKRTCSKCGVLADVAPKPGSIQDPNLE
- a CDS encoding hypothetical protein (TransMembrane:3 (o55-73i123-140o146-162i)~BUSCO:56014at5125), with amino-acid sequence MDHSHMDHSGMDHGDMDHGHGGGMKDMCSMNMLFTWDTNNLCIVFRQWHVRSTTSLLFSLIAVIILAIGYEALRSVSRRYEQALDNRVRSAPSLSDAPVTESTPILSGQSQGQADQRAHLVKAVLYALQNFYAFMLMLVFMTYNGWVMISVSFGAFLGYLFFGQRTSATKENACH
- a CDS encoding hypothetical protein (BUSCO:36074at5125) → MIHDTGASINNEPSNDTEPAESHSITDVEVVEALQKGIREAASDNVREELINEGEASLYYDSLTMSPLNAMSSAAIARFRAYKPPSFPLWDRLPVRRRAAVLILLYADRRGDLRVVITMRAASLRNFSGHAAFPGGKADNAQETPFQIARREAWEEIGLPMDDSKLPKPFRLEHLCYLPPSLARTHLVVRPCVAFLHADQRTAGEPAPNVEESMIPRLDAREVAAVFSAPFYNFLQANDLPPAPGESRQWYDGFWHSWKDHKWRVHNFYVPVNNQSISKPRKDSEQSQLVEKLEKEEEPDGRFKVWGMTARILVDAARIAYAQEPGFEHNDSFGDEDIIAHADSLGELGDKVQEKPHEKKTEPGEAAKM